In Oncorhynchus gorbuscha isolate QuinsamMale2020 ecotype Even-year linkage group LG02, OgorEven_v1.0, whole genome shotgun sequence, a single genomic region encodes these proteins:
- the LOC124010618 gene encoding uncharacterized protein LOC124010618 isoform X1: MASVSDLQARRVENNNTRTLLNSEGVYEAAEDNSSQIILENPDPDIVKTISHYFDAALSGQKYVLSHPVTDHGAESSADSRDSGDSLFITQVPVSEVVRSVRRCHSKERSEFTCTIESEESGDEDGPATPQRKQQVSQAMKHHKRKAEKHGLKKYSFPFLGSVYRSKPLSSREWAYRNTHLPLLNSVTFSSKAIGGFFRCVKTLKKFSKGKATLASALPNRYLDKEGELSPLSEQEVESEGSDDDIRVVENTLLMPFLKNKNSQTWCYPSSEAEKQCRKFSSVSKDSTAKTKKRSTKKTQHLPHVKQTLSLVSKMIEDTPSKQSFAGSRRIVPEKCNMAEEETNPESVSCVRRCSSGRSLVRNETEEPSIHLADNTDGQEENDNMDISLTEWKTMLNIRFVSEDVEGSRIDQPVDITSSPINEVQESEGSCLERTQVGRAMTPSVTGQRPDRDHQNQTRETEADPGIKGHNPPSTDPVLTNDCTNVDAGGDYEQKGKKRKKKNRKREGGDDESIEDRVGQPPCQEAPDYQELVTCVSTSTIQGGEATEITQHSVSVSGEMIMPQKKKRKKEKRDSPCHVDTDICLRQEENPKLSSHAGGGAIVQTEDIELKKMKKKYKNSTAHAILEEGPEKGHFLNLSLETQLDEVIGPQKGTNISTLPEDTVINLHVNATDIRPKTIECSIVQLTKLVAQRKKHKTMAPIDNSLAQSDGTIYFRKRKKAKKDGDSCSNEMVGNYTEIPLTRSTSSQSGEINTPEKKNRKRDKKQNSDIHEDSLARPKENVVTHERSEEKVTEKKRKKRRKSSTEDGAVVQQQHDNIQKFHITLKSSVSESIDTVPPRKKGKKDGDVVTPLSTEERRQKDSIPPETDEITSPRKKKKKRDGSKDTCSVIHQDTAAPLEKESIGISLEGCESSALTPDDTVSQRKNKKNKNSLTKHDPGGRLKNYATKISRRMNATVKNSRPEEKKAIDTAEVRLEAESAFISSERKRKKTKRRKSTDYEVPAVGHQDNDNTAILIETTQSSMTQYTETESQKKKKKKKKKINDNTAMLIETTQSSMTQSTETEPQKKKKKKKINDNTAMLIETTQSSMTQSTETEPQKKKKKKKKKKKINDNTAMLIETTQSSMTQYTETESQKKKKKKIINRKTNKESVATTHTDGRQTGEMSEATSGCLPLPQINPDPVSISHELVSSAEKKKKHGKDKRMMYV, from the exons ATGGCTTCTGTCAGTGACCTGCAAGCTCGACGAGTTGAAAATAATAATACACGCACTCTGTTGAACTCAGAAGGCGTTTATGAAGCAGCAGAAGATAATTCATCCCAGATCATTCTGGAGAACCCCGATCCTGATATCGTTAAAACAATCTCACATTATTTCGATGCTGCTCTCAGTGGGCAGAAATATGTGTTATCCCATCCCGTCACAGACCATGGCGCTGAGTCTTCAGCAGACAG TAGGGATTCAGGGGACAGCCTGTTCATAACTCAAGTGCCAGTGTCTGAGGTGGTGAGGTCAGTGAGAAGATGTCACtcaaaggagaggtcagagttcacATGTACCATAGAATCAGAGGAGAGTGGGGACGAAGATGGACCTGCCACTCCCCAAAGGAAGCAGCAGGTCTCACAGGCAATGAAACATCACAAGAGGAAAGCAGAGAAGCATGGCCTGAAAAAGTACTCCTTTCCCTTTCTGGGGAGCGTTTACAGAAGTAAACCCCTATCTAGTCGAGAGTGGgcttacagaaacacacacctacCACTATTAAATAGTGTGACCTTCTCA AGTAAGGCAATTGGAGGCTTTTTTAGATGTGTCAAAACACTGAAGAAGTTCTCTAAAGGAAAAGCGACTTTAGCTTCAGCTTTACCAAACAGATATCTGGATAAGGAAGGTGAACTGTCTCCACTGTCAGA ACAGGAGGTGGAATCTGAAGGTAGTGATGATGACATCAGAGTGGTG GAAAATACACTTTTAATGCCATTCCTGAAAAATAAAAATAGTCAAACTTGGTGTTATCCATCATCTGAAGCTGAAAAGCAATGCAGAAAGTTTTCATCTGTAAGCAAAGACTCCACCGCCAAGACAAAGAAACGGAGCACAAAGAAAACACAACACCTCCCTCATGTTAAACAAACTCTTTCCTTGGTTTCCAAAATGATTGAAGACACACCATCAAAGCAGAGTTTTGCTGGGTCACGGCGAATCGTACCTGAGAAATGTAACATGGCAGAAGAAGAGACTAACCCAGAGTCAGTCAGTTGCGTTAGGAGATGTTCATCTGGTAGGAGTTTAGTACGCAATGAAACAGAAGAACCTAGTATACATTTAGCTGACAATACAGACGGACAGGAAGAGAACGACAACATGGACATTTCATTGACAGAATGGAAGACAATGCTGAATATCAGATTTGTCAGTGAGGACGTAGAGGGGAGTAGAATAGACCAGCCAGTGGACATAACGAGTTCACCTATTAATGAAGTGCAGGAAAGTGAAGGAAGCTGTTTGGAGAGGACCCAAGTCGGCAGAGCCATGACCCCCAGTGTGACTGGGCAGCGCCCTGATCgtgaccatcagaaccagacaaGAGAAACAGAGGCTGATCCTGGAATTAAAGGTCACAACCCCCCTTCAACAGATCCAGTGCTCACGAATGACTGTACAAATGTTGATGCTGGGGGAGACTATGAACAGAagggaaagaagaggaagaaaaagaacaggaaaagagagggaggagatgatgaAAGTATAGAGGACCGAGTTGGGCAGCCTCCATGCCAAGAAGCTCCAGATTATCAGGAACTAGTCACCTGTGTGAGTACAAGCACCATACAGGGAGGAGAGGCTACTGAGATAACCCAGCATTCTGTGTCCGTGTCTGGTGAAATGATTATGCCAcagaaaaagaagagaaaaaaGGAGAAGAGGGATTCACCATGCCATGTTGATACAGATATATGCCTAAGACAGGAAGAGAACCCCAAGCTATCATCCCATGCTGGAGGTGGTGCTATAGTTCAGACCGAAGACATAGAACTGAAGAAAATGAAGAAAAAGTATAAGAATTCCACAGCACATGCCATCCTGGAGGAAGGACCAGAAAAAGGACATTTTCTGAATTTGAGTTTGGAAACACAGTTAGATGAGGTAATAGGACCCCAAAAGGGAACAAACATTTCAACCCTCCCTGAAgatactgtcataaacctacatGTAAATGCTACTGATATAAGACCGAAAACAATTGAGTGCTCTATCGTCCAACTTACTAAATTGGTAGCCCAGAGAAAGAAGCATAAAACCATGGCACCAATAGACAATTCTTTGGCACAGAGTGACGGCACAATTTATTTTAGGAAAAGGAAAAAGGCAAAGAAAGATGGGGATTCCTGCAGCAATGAAATGGTGGGAAATTATACTGAAATTCCTCTGACTAGAAGTACTTCATCTCAATCTGGTGAAATCAATACACCGGAGAAGAAAAACCGCAAACGAGATAAGAAACAGAATTCTGACATTCATGAAGATTCTTTGGCCAGACCCAAAGAGAATGTTGTGACCCATGAGAGGTCTGAAGAGAAGGTTACGGAGAAGAagcggaagaagaggaggaaatcttcAACTGAAGATGGCGCCGTTGTTCAACAACAACACGATAATATTCAAAAATTCCATATCACCCTCAAGAGTTCTGTGTCTGAATCCATTGACACTGTGCCACCAAGAAAAAAGGGGAAGAAAGATGGGGATGTAGTAACTCCTTTGAGCACAGAGGAGAGACGTCAAAAGGACAGCATACCACCTGAAACAGATGAGATCACTAGCccaagaaagaagaagaaaaagcgaGATGGGTCTAAAGACACTTGTTCTGTCATACACCAGGATACAGCAGCTCCACTGGAAAAAGAGAGTATTGGCATATCTTTGGAGGGGTGTGAGAGTTCTGCTTTGACTCCAGATGACACAGTTTCTCAgagaaaaaataagaaaaataagAATTCCCTCACCAAACATGATCCTGGGGGAAGACTGAAAAATTATGCAACTAAAATATCTCGGAGGATGAATGCAACTGTAAAAAATTCTAGACCAGAAGAGAAAAAAGCGATAGATACAGCTGAAGTGAGACTTGAAGCCGAAAGTGCCTTTatatcctcagagagaaagaggaaaaagaCAAAGAGGAGGAAATCCACTGATTACGAAGTACCAGCGGTAGGACATCAAGATAATGATAACACTGCAATACTAATTGAAACAACTCAGAGTTCTATGACCCAATACACAGAAACAGAgtcacagaagaagaagaagaagaagaagaagaaaataaatgATAACACTGCAATGCTAATTGAAACGACCCAGAGTTCTATGACCCAATCCACAGAAACAGagccacagaagaagaagaagaagaagaaaataaatgATAACACTGCAATGCTAATTGAAACGACCCAGAGTTCTATGACCCAATCCACAGAAACGGagccacagaagaagaagaagaagaagaagaagaagaagaaaataaatgATAACACTGCAATGCTAATTGAAACGACCCAGAGTTCTATGACCCAATACACAGAAACAGAgtcacagaagaagaagaagaagaaaataataAATAGAAAAACGAACAAGGAATCAGTTGCCACGACGCACACAGATGGAAGACAGACCGGGGAGATGTCAGAGGCGACGTCAGGCTGTCTGCCTTTACCACAGATTAATCCTGATCCAGTATCAATCTCCCATGAACTGGTTTCATCAGCAGAGAAGAAAAAGAAGCATGGAAAAGACAAGAGGATGATGTATGTATGA
- the LOC124010618 gene encoding uncharacterized protein LOC124010618 isoform X4 encodes MPFLKNKNSQTWCYPSSEAEKQCRKFSSVSKDSTAKTKKRSTKKTQHLPHVKQTLSLVSKMIEDTPSKQSFAGSRRIVPEKCNMAEEETNPESVSCVRRCSSGRSLVRNETEEPSIHLADNTDGQEENDNMDISLTEWKTMLNIRFVSEDVEGSRIDQPVDITSSPINEVQESEGSCLERTQVGRAMTPSVTGQRPDRDHQNQTRETEADPGIKGHNPPSTDPVLTNDCTNVDAGGDYEQKGKKRKKKNRKREGGDDESIEDRVGQPPCQEAPDYQELVTCVSTSTIQGGEATEITQHSVSVSGEMIMPQKKKRKKEKRDSPCHVDTDICLRQEENPKLSSHAGGGAIVQTEDIELKKMKKKYKNSTAHAILEEGPEKGHFLNLSLETQLDEVIGPQKGTNISTLPEDTVINLHVNATDIRPKTIECSIVQLTKLVAQRKKHKTMAPIDNSLAQSDGTIYFRKRKKAKKDGDSCSNEMVGNYTEIPLTRSTSSQSGEINTPEKKNRKRDKKQNSDIHEDSLARPKENVVTHERSEEKVTEKKRKKRRKSSTEDGAVVQQQHDNIQKFHITLKSSVSESIDTVPPRKKGKKDGDVVTPLSTEERRQKDSIPPETDEITSPRKKKKKRDGSKDTCSVIHQDTAAPLEKESIGISLEGCESSALTPDDTVSQRKNKKNKNSLTKHDPGGRLKNYATKISRRMNATVKNSRPEEKKAIDTAEVRLEAESAFISSERKRKKTKRRKSTDYEVPAVGHQDNDNTAILIETTQSSMTQYTETESQKKKKKKKKKINDNTAMLIETTQSSMTQSTETEPQKKKKKKKINDNTAMLIETTQSSMTQSTETEPQKKKKKKKKKKKINDNTAMLIETTQSSMTQYTETESQKKKKKKIINRKTNKESVATTHTDGRQTGEMSEATSGCLPLPQINPDPVSISHELVSSAEKKKKHGKDKRMMYV; translated from the coding sequence ATGCCATTCCTGAAAAATAAAAATAGTCAAACTTGGTGTTATCCATCATCTGAAGCTGAAAAGCAATGCAGAAAGTTTTCATCTGTAAGCAAAGACTCCACCGCCAAGACAAAGAAACGGAGCACAAAGAAAACACAACACCTCCCTCATGTTAAACAAACTCTTTCCTTGGTTTCCAAAATGATTGAAGACACACCATCAAAGCAGAGTTTTGCTGGGTCACGGCGAATCGTACCTGAGAAATGTAACATGGCAGAAGAAGAGACTAACCCAGAGTCAGTCAGTTGCGTTAGGAGATGTTCATCTGGTAGGAGTTTAGTACGCAATGAAACAGAAGAACCTAGTATACATTTAGCTGACAATACAGACGGACAGGAAGAGAACGACAACATGGACATTTCATTGACAGAATGGAAGACAATGCTGAATATCAGATTTGTCAGTGAGGACGTAGAGGGGAGTAGAATAGACCAGCCAGTGGACATAACGAGTTCACCTATTAATGAAGTGCAGGAAAGTGAAGGAAGCTGTTTGGAGAGGACCCAAGTCGGCAGAGCCATGACCCCCAGTGTGACTGGGCAGCGCCCTGATCgtgaccatcagaaccagacaaGAGAAACAGAGGCTGATCCTGGAATTAAAGGTCACAACCCCCCTTCAACAGATCCAGTGCTCACGAATGACTGTACAAATGTTGATGCTGGGGGAGACTATGAACAGAagggaaagaagaggaagaaaaagaacaggaaaagagagggaggagatgatgaAAGTATAGAGGACCGAGTTGGGCAGCCTCCATGCCAAGAAGCTCCAGATTATCAGGAACTAGTCACCTGTGTGAGTACAAGCACCATACAGGGAGGAGAGGCTACTGAGATAACCCAGCATTCTGTGTCCGTGTCTGGTGAAATGATTATGCCAcagaaaaagaagagaaaaaaGGAGAAGAGGGATTCACCATGCCATGTTGATACAGATATATGCCTAAGACAGGAAGAGAACCCCAAGCTATCATCCCATGCTGGAGGTGGTGCTATAGTTCAGACCGAAGACATAGAACTGAAGAAAATGAAGAAAAAGTATAAGAATTCCACAGCACATGCCATCCTGGAGGAAGGACCAGAAAAAGGACATTTTCTGAATTTGAGTTTGGAAACACAGTTAGATGAGGTAATAGGACCCCAAAAGGGAACAAACATTTCAACCCTCCCTGAAgatactgtcataaacctacatGTAAATGCTACTGATATAAGACCGAAAACAATTGAGTGCTCTATCGTCCAACTTACTAAATTGGTAGCCCAGAGAAAGAAGCATAAAACCATGGCACCAATAGACAATTCTTTGGCACAGAGTGACGGCACAATTTATTTTAGGAAAAGGAAAAAGGCAAAGAAAGATGGGGATTCCTGCAGCAATGAAATGGTGGGAAATTATACTGAAATTCCTCTGACTAGAAGTACTTCATCTCAATCTGGTGAAATCAATACACCGGAGAAGAAAAACCGCAAACGAGATAAGAAACAGAATTCTGACATTCATGAAGATTCTTTGGCCAGACCCAAAGAGAATGTTGTGACCCATGAGAGGTCTGAAGAGAAGGTTACGGAGAAGAagcggaagaagaggaggaaatcttcAACTGAAGATGGCGCCGTTGTTCAACAACAACACGATAATATTCAAAAATTCCATATCACCCTCAAGAGTTCTGTGTCTGAATCCATTGACACTGTGCCACCAAGAAAAAAGGGGAAGAAAGATGGGGATGTAGTAACTCCTTTGAGCACAGAGGAGAGACGTCAAAAGGACAGCATACCACCTGAAACAGATGAGATCACTAGCccaagaaagaagaagaaaaagcgaGATGGGTCTAAAGACACTTGTTCTGTCATACACCAGGATACAGCAGCTCCACTGGAAAAAGAGAGTATTGGCATATCTTTGGAGGGGTGTGAGAGTTCTGCTTTGACTCCAGATGACACAGTTTCTCAgagaaaaaataagaaaaataagAATTCCCTCACCAAACATGATCCTGGGGGAAGACTGAAAAATTATGCAACTAAAATATCTCGGAGGATGAATGCAACTGTAAAAAATTCTAGACCAGAAGAGAAAAAAGCGATAGATACAGCTGAAGTGAGACTTGAAGCCGAAAGTGCCTTTatatcctcagagagaaagaggaaaaagaCAAAGAGGAGGAAATCCACTGATTACGAAGTACCAGCGGTAGGACATCAAGATAATGATAACACTGCAATACTAATTGAAACAACTCAGAGTTCTATGACCCAATACACAGAAACAGAgtcacagaagaagaagaagaagaagaagaagaaaataaatgATAACACTGCAATGCTAATTGAAACGACCCAGAGTTCTATGACCCAATCCACAGAAACAGagccacagaagaagaagaagaagaagaaaataaatgATAACACTGCAATGCTAATTGAAACGACCCAGAGTTCTATGACCCAATCCACAGAAACGGagccacagaagaagaagaagaagaagaagaagaagaagaaaataaatgATAACACTGCAATGCTAATTGAAACGACCCAGAGTTCTATGACCCAATACACAGAAACAGAgtcacagaagaagaagaagaagaaaataataAATAGAAAAACGAACAAGGAATCAGTTGCCACGACGCACACAGATGGAAGACAGACCGGGGAGATGTCAGAGGCGACGTCAGGCTGTCTGCCTTTACCACAGATTAATCCTGATCCAGTATCAATCTCCCATGAACTGGTTTCATCAGCAGAGAAGAAAAAGAAGCATGGAAAAGACAAGAGGATGATGTATGTATGA